The region GCGGACGGCTGGTGGAGGTCCGCTGCGCCCCCATCCGGGGCAACGGTGAGGTCGCGGGGACGGTGGCGGTGCTGCGGGACGTCACCGAGCTGCGCCGCAGCGAGCGCCTGCGCCGCGAGCTGACGGCCAATGTCTCCCACGAGCTGCGCACGCCGCTGACCTCCATCAAGGGTTTTACCGAGACGCTGCTCGCCGGGGCCATGGGGGACCAGGCCGCCGGCCGGCGCTTCCTGGAGATCATCAACGCCGAAGCCGACCGACTGGTCAAGCTGGTGGACGACCTGATGGACCTCGGCCGGCTGGAGGCCCGCGGCGTGGCCCTGGAGCTGGCCCCTGTGTCCGTGCCGGCGCTGGTGGAGGAAATGGTGGCCCACCTGCGGCCGCTGGCGGGAGGCCGCCGCCTGGAGGTCCGCTCCGGACCCCCCGGCGCCGTGGTCCTGGGGGACCGCAACCGTCTGGCTCAGGTGCTGACCAACCTCATCGACAACGCCATCAAATTCACCGGCGAGCAGGGGCGGGTAGAGGTGGGCTGGCAGGAGCAGGATGGCAGCGTGCAGATCACCGTGCGCGACGACGGGCGGGGTATCCCCCCGGCCGACCTGCCTCACATTTTCGAGCGGTTCTACAAAGCCGACCGCTCCCGCGGCACCAGCGGCGGCAGCGGCCTGGGCCTGGCAATCACCAAGCACATCGTCGAGGCCCACGGCGGGCACATCCTGGTCGAGAGCGAGGAGGGCCGCGGGACGACGTTCACGGTGATGCTGCCCAAGCCGGAGAACGGCCAAGCGGCCTGATCCTGGCCTCCACGAAAACAGAGGCAGCGCGCTCAGGTCTCCCCCGGCCGATGCCAGTCGCTGCCGTCCCGTCCCATCGGAACGCATGACCCGGATGGCTAGATCGTCACCCCGGCTGCCCAGAAACGCAAGCCACCGCCCGTCCGGAGACCGGGCGGGCAGCAGGCTGATGCCGCCGCTCACGAGACGCCGGGCCACCGGCCCGGGTGATGACTCCGGGCCGGTACAGGATGTCCCCGCTGGTCAGCCGCGTCCGTCCCGAGCCATCCGGGTTCATCACTTGCAGGTACCAATTTCCTTCTCCGATCCGGGAGAGGAAGGCGATGCGTCCGGACCTGCAGGTTCAAGGGGTGTGAGCGGGAAGCGGTCTAGCCGCCCAGGTAGGCGCGCCGCACCTCCTCGTTGGCCTGCAGCTCCGCGGCCCGGCCGCTCAACGCCACCTCGCCTGTCTGCAGGACGTAGCCGCGGTGGGCGATGGTCAGGGCCATGTAGGCATTCTGCTCCACCAGCAGGATGGTCGTCCCCTGGGCGTTGATGGTCTTGAGGGTCTCGAAGATCTGTTCCACCAGCACCGGGGCCAGGCCCATGGACGGCTCGTCCAGCAGCAGCACCCGGGGGCGGGCCATCAGCGCCCGGCCGATGGCCAGCATCTGCTGCTCGCCTCCGGAGAGCGTCCCCGCCACCTGACTGATTCGCTCCTTCAGGCGGGGGAAGAGGGCGAAGACCCGGTCCAGGTCCTCCTTGATGCCCCCCGGGTCCTGGCGGGCGTAGGCGCCCATCATCAGGTTCTCCAGGACGGTGAGGCGGGCGAAGATACGCCGTCCTTCAGGGGCATGCCCGATCCCTTTGTAAACGATGACGTGTGGGGGCAGGGTGTCGATGGGCTCGCCCCGCAGCCGAACGCTTCCTACGCGGGGGCGGAGCAGCCCGGAGATGGTGCGCAGGGTGGTGGTCTTGCCCGCGCCGTTGGCGCCCAGCATGGCCACCACCTCGCCCTCGTCCACCTGGATGGAGATCCCCTTCAGGGCGTGGATGTTGCCATAGTAGACGTGGACGTTCTCCAGCTCCAGCAGGGCCATTCGCTTACGACCCCACGCCGGCCAGGCCGCGGCGGGTCCCCAGGTAGGCCTCGATCACCCGGGGGTTGTTGCGTACCTCTTCGGGGGTGCCCTCGGCGATCTTCTGCCCGAAGTCCAGCACGGTGATCACCTCGGAGATCCCCATGACCACCCGCATGTTGTGCTCAATCAGCAGGATGGTGATGCCCAGCTCGTCGCGCAGGCGGCGGATGAAGGCCATGGTGTCCAGCGACTCCCGGGGGTTCATGCCCGCGGTGGGCTCATCCAGCAGCAGGAGGGTGGGCCGGCTGGCCAGGGCGCGGGCGATCTCCAGGCGGCGCTGCTCCCCGTAGGGCAGGTTGCGCGCCAACAGGTCGCCCTTTCCCCGCAGGCCGACGAACTCCAGCAGCCGCAGGGCCTCCCTGTGGGCCGCCGCCTCCTCGCGCCGGGTCTGGGGCGACTGCAGAATCGCCCCCATCACCGAGGCGCGAATGTGCTGGTGCATGCCCACCAGGATGTTCTCCAGGCAGGTCATGTTGGCGAAGAGGCGGATGTTCTGGTAGGTGCGGGCGATGCCCAGGCGGGAGATTCGGTCGGGGGCCAGGCCGTCCAGGGGAACGCCGCGGAACTGGGTCTGCCCTTCCTCCGCCCGGTAGAAGCCGGTGACGCAGTTAAAGTAGGTGGTCTTGCCGGCGCCGTTGGGACCGATGATGCTGTGGATGGAGCGTTCGGCCACTGCCAGGTCCAGCGCGCTCAGGGCCACCAGGCCGCCGAAGCGCTTGGTCAGGGCGCGTGAGACGAGCAGGGGAGGCCTATCCATCGCTGGCCGGGCGCACCTCCGCAGGCTCCGCGGGGAGCGGGGGAGCCACCGGCTCTTCGGCGGCATGCAGCTCGCGGCGCACGATCGCCGCAGGCAGAAGGCCTTCCGGCCGCAGCTGCATCATCACCACCAGCGCCGCCCCGTAGACCAGGAAGCGGTACTCGGCGAACTCCCGGAACAGCTCCGGCAGCCCCACCAGGAACAGCGAGCCCACCACCACGCCGGGAATGCTGCCCATGCCGCCCACGATGATCAGGGCCAGCACGTTGATGGAGATGAGCAGCTGGAAGCTGTGGGGAAAGACCGAGCCGATCATCACGGCGAAGATCGCGCCGCTCAGGCCCCCGAAGGCGGCGCCGATGGCAAACGCCAGCAGCTTGACGTTCACCAGGTTGATGCCCATGGCCTCAGCCACATCCTCATCCTCGCGCACCGCCATCCAGGCCCGCCCCAGGCGGGAGTCGCGCAGCCGCGTGGCCACGAAGATGACCAGCAGGCACCCCGCCACCACGATGTAGTAGAGCTGCTCCGGTCCACGGAACTCGAACCCGCCGATGGCCGGCTTGGGGATGCTCAGCACCCCCTGCGACCCTCCCAGCCACGGCCGCAGGGCGTCGGAGAGCACCAGCAGCCGGATGATCTCCCCGAACCCCAGGGTGACGATGGCCAGATAGTCGCCGCGGATGCGCAACACGGGAATGCCCAGGATCACCCCGGCCACGAGGGAAGCCGCCATGGTTACGGGGATCGCGGCCCAAAACGACATCCCGGCGATGCCATGCTGCCCCGTCGAGGTCAGCAGCCCCATGGTGTAGGCGCCGATGGCAAAGAAGGCAACATACCCCAGGTCCAGCAGACCGGCAAAGCCCACCACCACGTTCAGCCCCAGCCCCAGCAGGGCAAAAACCCCTACCAGAACGAAAACCTGGGAGAGAAACGGTCCCGCCGCCACCGGTACCAGGAGCACGAGCAGAATGATCAGCGTCAGGCTCAGGGCGCGCAGGGCCCGTTGCCGGGAGGAAGGTAACGCCTCGCTCCAGCGCCGGGTGGCCGGGTGGCTCCAGGCCCAGAGAGCGCTTCCACCCGCGGCCAGGGCGAAGATGATCAGGGCGCCGCGGGGCAGCAGCCCCTCGGTGGAAAACAGCAGCATCTGGACGGCGCTTCCGGCCCTGGTCCGAGCCAGCACCAGTTGCACGACTTCCTGAAAGAGCCCCACCACCAGGACCCAGGTCAGGCCGGCGAAGAGCGGCCGCCGCCACGCGCCGCCCAGCAGCGCCGCGGCCGCACCCACCAGGCCCCCCAGGGCC is a window of Armatimonadota bacterium DNA encoding:
- a CDS encoding ABC transporter ATP-binding protein; this translates as MALLELENVHVYYGNIHALKGISIQVDEGEVVAMLGANGAGKTTTLRTISGLLRPRVGSVRLRGEPIDTLPPHVIVYKGIGHAPEGRRIFARLTVLENLMMGAYARQDPGGIKEDLDRVFALFPRLKERISQVAGTLSGGEQQMLAIGRALMARPRVLLLDEPSMGLAPVLVEQIFETLKTINAQGTTILLVEQNAYMALTIAHRGYVLQTGEVALSGRAAELQANEEVRRAYLGG
- a CDS encoding ABC transporter ATP-binding protein, with translation MDRPPLLVSRALTKRFGGLVALSALDLAVAERSIHSIIGPNGAGKTTYFNCVTGFYRAEEGQTQFRGVPLDGLAPDRISRLGIARTYQNIRLFANMTCLENILVGMHQHIRASVMGAILQSPQTRREEAAAHREALRLLEFVGLRGKGDLLARNLPYGEQRRLEIARALASRPTLLLLDEPTAGMNPRESLDTMAFIRRLRDELGITILLIEHNMRVVMGISEVITVLDFGQKIAEGTPEEVRNNPRVIEAYLGTRRGLAGVGS
- a CDS encoding leucine/isoleucine/valine transporter permease subunit; the protein is MRAGGPWAEAIRQGLIWGGVAVFLAMVGMVDTFAERQIVAGVISLGLLLLVLTALGVGYQVARRAGGPVAAVLLRGALAGAVAGVLVAALVWVASVVNLRAMFVSATPRLFALLSFGRGPAGTHLILLGWALGGLVGAAAALLGGAWRRPLFAGLTWVLVVGLFQEVVQLVLARTRAGSAVQMLLFSTEGLLPRGALIIFALAAGGSALWAWSHPATRRWSEALPSSRQRALRALSLTLIILLVLLVPVAAGPFLSQVFVLVGVFALLGLGLNVVVGFAGLLDLGYVAFFAIGAYTMGLLTSTGQHGIAGMSFWAAIPVTMAASLVAGVILGIPVLRIRGDYLAIVTLGFGEIIRLLVLSDALRPWLGGSQGVLSIPKPAIGGFEFRGPEQLYYIVVAGCLLVIFVATRLRDSRLGRAWMAVREDEDVAEAMGINLVNVKLLAFAIGAAFGGLSGAIFAVMIGSVFPHSFQLLISINVLALIIVGGMGSIPGVVVGSLFLVGLPELFREFAEYRFLVYGAALVVMMQLRPEGLLPAAIVRRELHAAEEPVAPPLPAEPAEVRPASDG